From the Megalopta genalis isolate 19385.01 chromosome 13, iyMegGena1_principal, whole genome shotgun sequence genome, one window contains:
- the ZnT86D gene encoding solute carrier family 30 member 7, producing the protein MLPLSHKDQRNLGSRIKKKLLGWKHLIFSDKNTRNLFLFLLLNLSFAFVELLYGVWTNSLGLISDSFHMFFDCTGLLFGLAASVITKWKANERYSYGYVRAEVLGGFVNALLLFFIALFIMSEAVERSIEPPEVKHERLLVVSVLGLVVNLVGIYVFHHGHGHGHGSGHGHSHSHSHGGHGHSHSNHSHSHDHHDIEIDPSFSGTNSQIMKGVFLHILADTLGSVGVIVSAVLMRLFGWFIADPICSMLIAVLIVLSVLSLMKDSWEILMQRQPAALDHVLPQCYNKVTQLAGVYSVQEPHFWTLCSDVYVGCLKLEVARTVDPKYVVAHTQMIFQAAGVRHLTVQLDSAPM; encoded by the coding sequence ATGCTTCCTCTTTCGCACAAAGACCAGAGGAATCTGGGGAGCCGGATAAAGAAGAAGCTACTAGGATGGAAACACCTAATATTTTCTGACAAAAACACCAGGAACTTGTTTCTATTCCTGCTGCTGAATCTGTCCTTTGCATTTGTTGAATTATTGTATGGAGTATGGACAAACAGTTTGGGCTTGATCTCAGATAGCTTCCACATGTTCTTTGATTGCACAGGATTGTTGTTTGGTTTAGCTGCATCTGTTATTACAAAGTGGAAGGCGAATGAACGATATTCCTATGGATATGTTAGAGCAGAGGTTTTGGGAGGCTTCGTTAATGCTCTATTATTATTCTTCATTGCTCTGTTCATCATGTCAGAAGCTGTAGAAAGGTCTATCGAACCGCCAGAGGTGAAACACGAGAGACTTCTCGTTGTATCTGTTCTAGGACTAGTAGTTAATTTAGTAGGAATATACGTATTCCATCATGGACACGGGCATGGTCATGGATCGGGTCATGGCCATTCTCACTCCCATTCTCACGGTGGCCATGGACACTCCCATTCGAACCACAGTCACAGCCATGATCACCACGACATTGAAATCGATCCCTCCTTCAGTGGCACAAATTCTCAGATTATGAAAGGAGTGTTCCTGCACATCTTAGCAGATACTTTGGGATCCGTGGGCGTAATCGTATCGGCAGTGCTGATGCGCCTGTTTGGCTGGTTCATAGCTGATCCAATCTGCTCGATGTTGATTGCAGTATTGATAGTTTTAAGTGTACTTTCGCTGATGAAAGACTCATGGGAAATATTAATGCAAAGGCAGCCGGCGGCACTGGATCACGTTCTGCCGCAGTGTTACAACAAAGTGACCCAATTGGCTGGAGTATACAGTGTACAAGAACCGCATTTCTGGACCTTGTGTTCGGACGTCTATGTCGGGTGTTTGAAGTTGGAAGTGGCTAGAACAGTAGACCCCAAATACGTCGTAGCGCACACACAGATGATATTCCAAGCAGCTGGAGTAAGGCATTTAACGGTCCAGCTGGACTCAGCACCTATGTGA
- the RpS25 gene encoding ribosomal protein S25 isoform X1: MPPKKDTKGSSKQPQKTQKKKEGGSGGKAKKKKWSKGKVRDKLNNQVLFDKGTYDKLLMEVPQYKLITPSIVSERLKIRGSLARRALIELQQKGLIKQVVQHHAQLIYTRTTKGDDPAA, from the exons ATG CCTCCTAAAAAGGATACAAAGGGGTCTTCTAAGCAACCCCAGAAGACCCAGAAGAAGAAAGAGGGAGGATCCGGCGGTAAAGCCAAGAAGAAG AAGTGGTCCAAAGGAAAAGTACGTGACAAATTGAATAACCAAGTGTTATTCGATAAGGGTACATATGACAAATTGCTGATGGAAGTACCACAATACAAATTGATCACACCATCTATTGTCAGTGAAAGATTGAAGATCCGTGGTTCACTCGCCAGGAGAGCGCTAATTGAATTGCAACAGAAAGGACTTATCAAACAAGTTGTGCAGCACCATGCACAATTGATTTATACACGTACAACCAAGGGTGATGATCCTGCTGCATAA
- the LOC117224905 gene encoding sorting nexin-4 isoform X1, which yields MEEVFQNGNYQREANANMTTTELQKEDSLFDHMEISIVEAEKRANGTLNLREFYIVYLIETKVTDADFKGALSKVSSLWRRYTEFELLRAYLEISYPYIVLPPLPEKKVLYPWQKVTTDTFDPDFVDRRRAGLENFLLRVASHPILSRDEHFMGFLQQKDGWRESVKETGYLQLAESKLKALSVAVRLRKPDKRFETIKNYGIELQNNLCNLLRVRARLVEKQYSLYKLHANYGRVFSEWSAIEREMGDGLQKSGHYLDSLAATIDTTLEEEELIADQLKEWLFGASALQAVVKRREALQLTKDEAHDSLTTALEQKDKVMQGKSGLMSRLFGSVDTEEVRELKILQLEQKIAQHEEAVKRVDEDLKSFSIKAMMDIERFQHQKVVDLKEILAAYCILQFKLARKGLQAWQHIKSCLESMP from the exons ATGGAAGAGGTATTTCAAAACGGGAATTACCAGAGAGAGGCGAATGCAAATATGACCACTACGGAATTGCAGAAAGAG gaTTCATTATTTGATCATATGGAGATTTCTATTGTTGAGGCTGAAAAACGTGCAAATGGAACATTGAATTTAAGAGAATTTTATATAGTCTACCTCATTGAGACTAA AGTTACTGATGCTGATTTTAAAGGAGCACTTAGCAAAGTAAGTTCTCTATGGCGTCGATATACGGAATTTGAATTGCTCAGGGCTTATTTAGAGATTTCATATCCATACATTGTGCTGCCTCCGCTACCAGAAAAGAAAGTTCTCTATCCCTGGCAAAAAGTTACTACCGATACATTTGATCCAGATTTTGTTGATCGACGTAGAGCAGGACTTGAG AATTTCCTTCTGAGGGTAGCATCACATCCTATATTATCTCGTGATGAACATTTCATGGGGTTCCTGCAACAAAAGGATGGTTGGAGAGAAAGCGTTAAAGAGACTG GATATTTACAATTAGCAGAATCAAAATTAAAGGCTTTGAGTGTAGCAGTGAGATTAAGGAAACCAGATAAACGATTTGAAACAATAAAAAATTATGGAATTGAACTACAG aataatttatgcAATCTTCTTCGGGTACGAGCGCGTTTAGTAGAGAAACAATATAGTTTGTATAAACTACATGCAAACTATGGTCGTGTGTTCAGTGAATGGAGTGCCATAGAAAGGGAAATGGGTGATGGATTGCAG AAATCGGGCCACTATCTGGATTCATTAGCTGCAACAATAGACACAACTCTTGAAGAAGAAGAATTAATAGCAGATCAATTAAAAGAATGGCTGTTTGGCGCTTCTGCATTACAAGCAGTTGTCAAGCGAAGGGAAGCTCTACAGTTAACTAAagacgaagcacatgattctcTGACTACTGCATTGGAACAAAAAGACAAAGTCATGCAAG GAAAGTCAGGGTTAATGTCACGGTTATTTGGTTCAGTAGATACAGAGGAAGTTCGTGAATTGAAAATATTGCAATTAGAGCAAAAGATTGCACAGCACGAAGAGGCAGTCAAAAGGGTAGATGAAGATTTAAA GTCTTTCTCTATTAAAGCAATGATGGATATAGAGAGATTCCAACATCAAAAAGTAGTAGACCTGAAAGAAATTTTGGCTGCATATTGCATTTTACAGTTTAAGCTTGCTAGAAAG GGTCTACAAGCTTGGCAGCATATCAAAAGCTGCCTGGAAAGTATGCCATAA
- the LOC117224905 gene encoding sorting nexin-4 isoform X2: MEISIVEAEKRANGTLNLREFYIVYLIETKVTDADFKGALSKVSSLWRRYTEFELLRAYLEISYPYIVLPPLPEKKVLYPWQKVTTDTFDPDFVDRRRAGLENFLLRVASHPILSRDEHFMGFLQQKDGWRESVKETGYLQLAESKLKALSVAVRLRKPDKRFETIKNYGIELQNNLCNLLRVRARLVEKQYSLYKLHANYGRVFSEWSAIEREMGDGLQKSGHYLDSLAATIDTTLEEEELIADQLKEWLFGASALQAVVKRREALQLTKDEAHDSLTTALEQKDKVMQGKSGLMSRLFGSVDTEEVRELKILQLEQKIAQHEEAVKRVDEDLKSFSIKAMMDIERFQHQKVVDLKEILAAYCILQFKLARKGLQAWQHIKSCLESMP, translated from the exons ATGGAGATTTCTATTGTTGAGGCTGAAAAACGTGCAAATGGAACATTGAATTTAAGAGAATTTTATATAGTCTACCTCATTGAGACTAA AGTTACTGATGCTGATTTTAAAGGAGCACTTAGCAAAGTAAGTTCTCTATGGCGTCGATATACGGAATTTGAATTGCTCAGGGCTTATTTAGAGATTTCATATCCATACATTGTGCTGCCTCCGCTACCAGAAAAGAAAGTTCTCTATCCCTGGCAAAAAGTTACTACCGATACATTTGATCCAGATTTTGTTGATCGACGTAGAGCAGGACTTGAG AATTTCCTTCTGAGGGTAGCATCACATCCTATATTATCTCGTGATGAACATTTCATGGGGTTCCTGCAACAAAAGGATGGTTGGAGAGAAAGCGTTAAAGAGACTG GATATTTACAATTAGCAGAATCAAAATTAAAGGCTTTGAGTGTAGCAGTGAGATTAAGGAAACCAGATAAACGATTTGAAACAATAAAAAATTATGGAATTGAACTACAG aataatttatgcAATCTTCTTCGGGTACGAGCGCGTTTAGTAGAGAAACAATATAGTTTGTATAAACTACATGCAAACTATGGTCGTGTGTTCAGTGAATGGAGTGCCATAGAAAGGGAAATGGGTGATGGATTGCAG AAATCGGGCCACTATCTGGATTCATTAGCTGCAACAATAGACACAACTCTTGAAGAAGAAGAATTAATAGCAGATCAATTAAAAGAATGGCTGTTTGGCGCTTCTGCATTACAAGCAGTTGTCAAGCGAAGGGAAGCTCTACAGTTAACTAAagacgaagcacatgattctcTGACTACTGCATTGGAACAAAAAGACAAAGTCATGCAAG GAAAGTCAGGGTTAATGTCACGGTTATTTGGTTCAGTAGATACAGAGGAAGTTCGTGAATTGAAAATATTGCAATTAGAGCAAAAGATTGCACAGCACGAAGAGGCAGTCAAAAGGGTAGATGAAGATTTAAA GTCTTTCTCTATTAAAGCAATGATGGATATAGAGAGATTCCAACATCAAAAAGTAGTAGACCTGAAAGAAATTTTGGCTGCATATTGCATTTTACAGTTTAAGCTTGCTAGAAAG GGTCTACAAGCTTGGCAGCATATCAAAAGCTGCCTGGAAAGTATGCCATAA